A genomic window from Thiomonas arsenitoxydans includes:
- a CDS encoding Re/Si-specific NAD(P)(+) transhydrogenase subunit alpha: protein MRIGIPAETLAGEARVAATPETVKKLIAQGHTVVMQADAGLRADAPDADYIAVGATIGDRTEAFAADMVLKVRPPTAEELRLMKPGTVLVGMLDPFNAEGLQAMTDAGLTAFALEAAPRTSRAQSMDVLSSQANIGGYKAVILAANLYQRFMPMLMTAAGTVKAARVVILGAGVAGLQAIATAKRLGAVIEASDVRPAVKEQIESLGAKFIDVPFETDEERDIAQGVGGYARPMPASWMQRQSALVAERVKQANVVISTALIPGRRAPVLITEEMVKSMKPGSVIIDMAAAQGGNCPLTEAGKTVVKHGVTLVGETNLPALVAADASALYARNVLDFLKLVFDKEKGFVVNMEDDIVAACLMCRDGQLLRKTA, encoded by the coding sequence ATGCGTATCGGCATTCCGGCGGAAACTTTGGCCGGCGAAGCCCGTGTTGCAGCAACACCGGAAACAGTCAAAAAATTGATTGCCCAGGGGCACACCGTGGTGATGCAAGCCGATGCTGGCCTGCGCGCTGACGCCCCCGACGCAGATTACATCGCCGTGGGCGCCACCATCGGTGATCGCACCGAGGCCTTTGCGGCCGATATGGTGCTCAAGGTCAGGCCCCCCACAGCCGAGGAACTCCGGCTGATGAAGCCCGGCACTGTGTTGGTCGGCATGCTCGACCCGTTCAACGCTGAAGGCTTGCAGGCCATGACCGACGCGGGCCTGACAGCGTTTGCGCTCGAAGCGGCGCCGCGTACTTCGCGGGCGCAGAGCATGGACGTATTGTCCAGCCAGGCCAATATCGGCGGTTACAAGGCCGTCATATTGGCGGCCAATCTTTACCAGCGTTTCATGCCCATGCTGATGACGGCGGCGGGCACGGTCAAGGCCGCGCGCGTGGTGATTCTGGGTGCCGGGGTGGCGGGTTTGCAGGCCATTGCCACGGCAAAACGTTTGGGCGCGGTGATCGAGGCTTCGGACGTGCGTCCTGCGGTCAAAGAGCAGATCGAGTCGCTGGGCGCGAAGTTCATCGACGTGCCCTTCGAAACCGATGAAGAGCGCGATATTGCCCAAGGCGTCGGCGGTTATGCCCGTCCGATGCCCGCCAGTTGGATGCAGCGGCAATCCGCCCTTGTTGCCGAGCGGGTCAAGCAGGCTAATGTGGTCATTTCCACGGCGCTGATTCCGGGCCGCCGGGCGCCGGTGCTGATTACCGAGGAAATGGTCAAGTCGATGAAACCGGGTTCGGTGATTATCGACATGGCCGCAGCGCAGGGCGGCAACTGCCCTTTGACCGAAGCTGGCAAAACCGTGGTCAAGCATGGCGTGACCCTGGTGGGAGAAACCAATCTCCCCGCTCTCGTGGCCGCCGATGCATCGGCTCTATACGCGCGCAACGTGCTCGATTTTCTGAAACTGGTGTTCGACAAGGAAAAGGGCTTTGTGGTGAATATGGAAGACGACATCGTCGCCGCCTGCCTGATGTGCCGCGATGGACAGTTGCTGCGCAAGACGGCCTGA
- a CDS encoding Crp/Fnr family transcriptional regulator, translating to MNDSKTPIWAARSGWWERLQPVEKARVASEVGYQSVPAGQALQPLGETAQHWIGLMSGLAKFTVTTTSGKPLVYSGVGAGGWFGEGTLMRLGVWRYQAQAIRTCELALVPRETFLWLLERNIAFNHYLLQQLNDRLELMTLQALDDQQSGAESIVARTLRHLFHPLAGANGGALKVTQSEIGQLCHLSRQRVNQAFQRLEADGVLHLRYGGVEILDADKLRAWEFRCLNAKTSEKSLLKRRPTALPRSNSVADYFCASDTTGESTSASSAEPPGCGTRG from the coding sequence ATGAACGACTCTAAAACGCCAATCTGGGCAGCCCGCAGCGGCTGGTGGGAGCGTTTGCAGCCAGTAGAAAAGGCCCGTGTGGCTTCGGAAGTGGGCTACCAGAGCGTGCCAGCAGGGCAGGCGCTGCAGCCTCTGGGCGAAACGGCCCAGCATTGGATCGGCTTGATGTCGGGGCTTGCGAAATTTACCGTGACAACGACCAGCGGCAAACCGTTGGTTTATTCCGGCGTGGGGGCTGGCGGTTGGTTCGGCGAAGGAACGCTGATGCGACTGGGGGTGTGGCGCTATCAGGCCCAAGCCATACGCACTTGCGAATTGGCGCTGGTGCCGCGCGAAACTTTTCTGTGGTTGCTGGAGCGCAATATTGCCTTCAACCATTATTTGCTGCAGCAACTCAACGACCGCCTCGAACTGATGACCTTGCAGGCGCTGGACGATCAGCAAAGCGGTGCTGAATCGATTGTCGCCCGAACCCTGCGGCATTTGTTTCACCCGCTTGCCGGCGCGAATGGCGGCGCGCTGAAAGTCACCCAGTCAGAAATCGGCCAGCTTTGTCATTTGTCGCGCCAGCGGGTGAATCAGGCCTTTCAGCGCCTGGAGGCGGACGGTGTGCTGCATCTGCGGTATGGCGGGGTGGAAATTCTCGATGCGGACAAACTGCGGGCTTGGGAGTTTCGTTGTTTGAACGCCAAAACGTCGGAAAAATCGCTGCTCAAGCGGCGACCTACCGCGCTGCCCAGATCGAACAGCGTAGCCGATTATTTCTGCGCGTCTGATACGACTGGGGAGAGCACGAGCGCCAGTTCGGCCGAACCTCCGGGGTGCGGAACGCGCGGGTAG
- a CDS encoding ABC transporter ATP-binding protein: MKRWVRQTLTDKGRIAALLGGNGAGKTTTLRAVSCLLRAERGEVTKGSIHYEGHRIDKEDAPALVRQGVVQVMEGRHCFAHLTIEDNLLAGAYSRRDGKGAVQATLDKVYTYFPRLKERRHSQAAYTSGGEQQMCAIGRALMASPKLILLDEPSMGLAPQVVDEVFAIVRELNQREGTTFLLAEQNTAMALRYADHGYILENGRVVLDGAAADLAANDDVREFYLGLADRGQKSFREARSYRRRKRWLS; this comes from the coding sequence TTGAAAAGATGGGTTCGGCAAACGCTTACCGACAAGGGACGCATTGCAGCGCTGCTCGGAGGCAACGGGGCAGGGAAAACCACGACCTTGCGCGCAGTGTCGTGCCTGCTTCGTGCCGAGCGTGGCGAGGTCACCAAGGGTTCCATTCACTATGAAGGCCACCGGATCGACAAGGAGGATGCGCCCGCTTTGGTTCGCCAAGGTGTGGTGCAGGTCATGGAGGGACGACACTGCTTTGCCCACCTGACCATTGAGGACAACCTGCTTGCCGGCGCCTACAGCCGCCGCGATGGCAAGGGTGCGGTGCAAGCGACCCTCGATAAGGTCTACACCTATTTTCCACGCCTGAAAGAGCGTCGTCACAGCCAGGCCGCCTATACCTCAGGCGGCGAACAGCAAATGTGCGCCATCGGCCGTGCGCTCATGGCGAGTCCGAAGCTCATCCTCCTCGACGAACCTTCGATGGGCCTTGCGCCGCAGGTCGTCGACGAAGTGTTCGCGATCGTTCGCGAGCTCAACCAACGCGAAGGTACGACTTTCCTGCTGGCCGAGCAGAACACGGCCATGGCCTTGCGCTATGCCGATCACGGCTACATCCTAGAGAACGGCCGTGTGGTCCTCGATGGCGCTGCGGCGGATCTGGCCGCCAACGATGACGTACGGGAGTTCTATCTCGGTCTGGCCGACCGGGGCCAGAAGTCATTCCGGGAGGCGCGAAGCTATCGCCGTCGAAAACGCTGGCTGAGTTGA
- a CDS encoding YgaP family membrane protein — protein MTVERYIRVIAGTFILISVLLGAPASPIFVSQWFLLFTGFVGANLLQFGFTNLCPLGFFLRKLGVPDSKANCCG, from the coding sequence ATGACTGTCGAACGCTATATCCGTGTCATTGCCGGCACATTCATCCTGATCTCAGTGCTGTTGGGCGCACCCGCGAGCCCGATCTTCGTCTCGCAGTGGTTCCTGCTGTTCACCGGTTTCGTGGGCGCCAATCTGCTGCAGTTCGGTTTCACCAATCTGTGCCCGCTGGGCTTTTTCCTGCGCAAGCTGGGTGTGCCCGATTCCAAAGCCAACTGCTGCGGCTGA
- a CDS encoding SAM-dependent methyltransferase: MPGPTAEFWNERFRTHTTGWDRGAVHPQLLHWIAEGTLKPCRILVPGCGAGHEVLHLAAAGFEVTALDYAEQAVALVTERLQKQGLRATVLQADVRQWDAPQPFDAIWEQTCLCALYPDDWMAYANRLHHWLAPHGRLFALFMQTAKTGAEEGWIQGPPYHCDILAMRAVFPSTRWQWPKPPYPRVPHPGGSAELALVLSPVVSDAQK; this comes from the coding sequence ATGCCCGGACCGACCGCTGAATTCTGGAATGAACGCTTTCGCACCCACACGACTGGATGGGATCGCGGCGCGGTGCATCCGCAACTTCTGCACTGGATCGCCGAGGGCACGCTCAAACCCTGTCGCATTCTGGTGCCGGGCTGTGGCGCGGGGCATGAGGTTTTGCATCTGGCGGCCGCAGGGTTTGAAGTCACCGCGTTGGACTACGCGGAGCAGGCCGTCGCCCTGGTGACCGAGCGCTTGCAGAAACAGGGTTTGAGGGCGACCGTTCTGCAAGCCGATGTGCGGCAATGGGACGCCCCGCAACCGTTTGACGCCATCTGGGAGCAAACCTGCCTGTGCGCGCTTTACCCGGACGATTGGATGGCTTACGCCAATCGGCTGCATCACTGGCTGGCACCACATGGGCGGCTCTTCGCGCTGTTCATGCAGACCGCAAAAACCGGCGCAGAGGAAGGGTGGATACAGGGCCCGCCCTATCACTGCGACATTCTGGCCATGCGCGCAGTATTTCCTTCCACACGATGGCAGTGGCCCAAGCCGCCCTACCCGCGCGTTCCGCACCCCGGAGGTTCGGCCGAACTGGCGCTCGTGCTCTCCCCAGTCGTATCAGACGCGCAGAAATAA
- a CDS encoding NUDIX hydrolase has protein sequence MRFDPSARPRVTVAAIVEQDGRFLLVEEQTAGGLRLNQPAGHLEVGESPLQGAVREALEETGRVFVPTGLVGVYLSRSQRQTASGHQDESYLRLAFCGEVSAADPGRALDEGIERTLWMDLDALRASASRHRSPLVLRCVEDYLRGQRYPLELIATDPSVFG, from the coding sequence ATGAGATTTGATCCCTCTGCGCGTCCTCGCGTCACCGTTGCCGCCATCGTCGAACAGGACGGTCGTTTTCTGCTCGTCGAAGAGCAGACGGCGGGTGGCTTGCGCCTGAACCAGCCCGCAGGCCATCTGGAAGTGGGTGAAAGCCCGCTACAGGGCGCGGTACGTGAAGCACTAGAAGAAACCGGCCGGGTGTTCGTCCCCACCGGCCTGGTGGGCGTGTATCTGTCGCGCTCCCAGCGTCAAACGGCCAGCGGTCATCAGGACGAGAGCTATCTGCGGCTCGCGTTCTGCGGCGAAGTCTCCGCTGCAGACCCGGGGCGCGCGCTGGACGAGGGCATCGAGCGCACGTTGTGGATGGACCTCGACGCCCTGCGCGCCAGTGCCAGCCGTCATCGCAGCCCGCTGGTGTTGCGCTGCGTCGAGGATTACTTGCGGGGGCAGCGCTACCCCCTGGAGCTGATCGCCACCGACCCGAGTGTGTTCGGTTGA
- the mnmA gene encoding tRNA 2-thiouridine(34) synthase MnmA: protein MTSSSRGIVVVGLSGGVDSSVSAWLLKQQGYTVVGLFMKNWEDDDDSEYCSTRQDWLDAASVADRIGIDIEAVNFAAEYKERVFAEFLREYAAGRTPNPDVLCNAEIKFKAFLDHAMRLGADRIATGHYARVRETDHGFELLRGLDASKDQSYFLHRLNQAQLARTLFPVGELNKTEVRKVAETIGLHNARKKDSTGICFIGERPFRDFLSRYLPTQPGAMKTPEGKTVGEHLGLAFYTLGQRKGIGLGGSNSGNGEPWFVAGKDLERNQLIVAQGHDHPLLLSHTLQALSASWVSGTAPTEEVFGYGAKTRYRQVDAACRFQDQGPERFTLKFDAPQWAVTPGQSAVLYDGEVCLGGGIIEAASRND, encoded by the coding sequence ATGACATCTTCTTCTCGCGGCATCGTTGTAGTCGGCCTTTCCGGCGGTGTCGATTCCTCCGTGTCCGCCTGGCTGCTCAAACAGCAGGGTTACACGGTCGTTGGCCTGTTCATGAAAAACTGGGAAGACGACGATGACAGCGAATACTGCTCCACGCGTCAAGACTGGCTCGACGCCGCGAGCGTGGCCGACCGTATCGGCATCGACATCGAGGCGGTGAATTTCGCGGCGGAATACAAAGAGCGGGTGTTTGCCGAATTTCTGCGCGAATATGCCGCCGGACGCACGCCCAACCCAGACGTGCTGTGCAACGCCGAGATCAAGTTCAAGGCCTTTCTCGACCATGCCATGCGCCTGGGCGCAGACCGCATCGCCACCGGACATTACGCGCGGGTACGTGAGACCGACCACGGCTTCGAGCTGCTGCGCGGGCTGGACGCCTCGAAAGACCAGAGCTACTTTCTGCACCGACTCAATCAGGCGCAGCTCGCGCGCACGCTGTTTCCGGTGGGCGAGTTGAACAAGACCGAAGTGCGCAAAGTGGCCGAAACGATAGGCCTGCACAACGCCCGCAAAAAAGACTCCACCGGCATCTGCTTCATCGGCGAGCGCCCGTTTCGCGACTTTCTCAGCCGCTACCTGCCCACGCAACCCGGCGCGATGAAAACCCCGGAGGGCAAGACGGTAGGCGAGCATCTGGGACTGGCGTTCTACACCCTCGGACAGCGCAAAGGCATCGGCCTGGGGGGAAGCAATAGCGGCAACGGCGAGCCCTGGTTCGTGGCCGGAAAAGATCTGGAACGCAATCAACTCATCGTGGCTCAAGGCCACGATCATCCGCTGCTGCTAAGCCACACGCTGCAGGCGCTGTCGGCCAGTTGGGTGTCGGGCACGGCGCCTACTGAGGAGGTCTTCGGCTACGGTGCAAAAACCCGTTATCGTCAGGTGGACGCCGCTTGCCGTTTTCAGGACCAGGGCCCTGAGCGCTTCACCTTGAAGTTCGACGCACCGCAATGGGCGGTGACACCAGGACAGTCTGCGGTGCTGTATGACGGCGAGGTCTGCCTGGGCGGCGGCATCATCGAGGCCGCATCGAGGAACGACTGA
- a CDS encoding NAD(P) transhydrogenase subunit alpha codes for MHEISPLVINFTIFVLAIYVGYHVVWNVTPALHTPLMAVTNAISAIIIVGAMLAAALTVTPLGKIMGTLAVALAAVNVFGGFLVTRRMLAMFKKKTAGKS; via the coding sequence ATGCATGAAATCTCTCCTCTGGTGATCAATTTCACTATTTTTGTTTTGGCAATTTATGTGGGCTACCACGTGGTCTGGAATGTCACCCCGGCTTTGCATACCCCGCTGATGGCGGTGACCAACGCCATATCCGCCATCATCATCGTGGGCGCCATGCTGGCCGCCGCGTTGACCGTGACGCCTCTGGGCAAAATCATGGGAACCCTCGCGGTTGCGCTGGCCGCGGTCAATGTATTCGGCGGCTTTCTCGTGACGCGGCGCATGCTGGCCATGTTCAAAAAGAAAACAGCCGGCAAGAGCTAA
- a CDS encoding H-NS histone family protein produces the protein MATYKELQSQIEALKQQAEMQRKAEIAAVVSDIRAKMDEYGITLADLGSRRGGASSKGSTVAPKYRNAQTGETWTGRGKMPRWLQSAVDSGKSKESFLI, from the coding sequence ATGGCAACGTATAAAGAATTGCAGTCACAGATTGAAGCCCTCAAACAGCAGGCTGAAATGCAACGCAAGGCAGAGATTGCTGCCGTGGTGAGCGATATTCGCGCCAAAATGGATGAATACGGTATTACCTTGGCCGATCTCGGTTCGCGTCGTGGCGGGGCGTCTTCCAAGGGATCGACGGTCGCGCCGAAATATCGCAACGCGCAGACGGGCGAAACTTGGACTGGCCGCGGAAAAATGCCGCGCTGGCTTCAAAGCGCGGTGGACAGCGGCAAAAGCAAGGAATCTTTCCTGATCTGA
- a CDS encoding SLAC1 anion channel family protein has protein sequence MARSAHPRLKFLAPGWFAVVLGWGGLALAWHQATALLGEPAAMISQVLGWAAIGALGLLALLTGLRLQRHASDWLADVRHPVRHPVLALVPMAMLVIAGFVVQVLGANNVWMAGFWMFGALAQLAATVWVFHRLRQSAATDKGPNWAGITPALFLAAAGNVVVPFAGVALGFQIWSVAQWTIGALFFVVVQVLFMVRVTAFGMLPRKLLPMLFITVAPPAAGGLGLAQLGAPVEALEGAWGIALFFVILSFLSFKPMMQEAFTIGHWALSFPLAAFAGLSMHLALMTQNGAMQTFAILALALASVIIGWLTLATARGLRDGSLLAPEPVALIHAA, from the coding sequence ATGGCACGTTCGGCTCATCCCCGCCTCAAGTTCCTCGCGCCCGGCTGGTTTGCCGTGGTGCTGGGCTGGGGCGGCCTCGCTTTGGCTTGGCATCAGGCCACGGCCCTGCTCGGCGAACCTGCGGCCATGATCTCGCAAGTGCTGGGCTGGGCCGCCATCGGCGCGCTGGGCTTGCTCGCGCTGCTTACCGGGCTGAGATTGCAGCGGCATGCATCCGACTGGCTGGCCGATGTGCGCCACCCCGTGCGACATCCCGTGCTGGCCCTGGTGCCCATGGCGATGCTGGTGATAGCCGGGTTTGTCGTGCAGGTGCTGGGCGCCAACAACGTCTGGATGGCAGGATTTTGGATGTTCGGCGCCTTGGCTCAGTTGGCTGCGACGGTCTGGGTTTTTCATCGCCTGCGGCAGAGCGCAGCGACTGACAAAGGCCCCAACTGGGCGGGCATTACCCCTGCGCTCTTTCTGGCCGCGGCAGGCAATGTCGTCGTGCCCTTTGCCGGCGTCGCCCTCGGTTTTCAGATCTGGTCTGTAGCGCAGTGGACCATCGGTGCACTGTTTTTTGTCGTGGTGCAGGTGCTATTCATGGTGCGCGTCACGGCCTTCGGCATGCTGCCGCGCAAGCTCTTGCCCATGCTGTTCATCACAGTAGCACCTCCGGCGGCCGGCGGCCTGGGCCTTGCCCAGCTGGGTGCACCCGTCGAGGCACTGGAAGGGGCGTGGGGCATTGCGCTGTTCTTCGTCATCCTGAGCTTTCTGTCTTTCAAGCCGATGATGCAGGAAGCCTTCACCATCGGCCACTGGGCGCTGTCCTTTCCCTTGGCTGCGTTTGCCGGACTGTCGATGCACCTCGCCCTCATGACGCAAAACGGCGCGATGCAGACCTTTGCCATTCTGGCGCTGGCGCTGGCCTCGGTGATCATCGGCTGGTTGACCCTGGCGACGGCGCGCGGCCTGCGCGATGGCAGCTTGCTCGCACCCGAGCCGGTGGCGTTGATTCATGCGGCTTAA
- a CDS encoding metal-sensing transcriptional repressor → MSVLTNEASRTDILNRLKRAEGQMRGVQRMIEEGEPCLKVAQQLSAVRKALDSTFVRMTVCFLEQELDGRLEPTEGGEQPRLSAMLDEVETLLARMN, encoded by the coding sequence ATGTCAGTTCTGACCAACGAAGCCTCTCGCACGGACATTCTCAACCGCCTCAAGCGTGCCGAAGGGCAGATGCGCGGCGTGCAACGCATGATCGAAGAGGGCGAACCCTGCCTGAAGGTGGCTCAGCAGCTCTCAGCCGTGCGCAAGGCGCTCGACAGCACTTTTGTGCGCATGACCGTGTGCTTTCTGGAGCAGGAACTCGACGGGCGTTTGGAGCCCACCGAGGGCGGCGAGCAGCCCAGGCTCAGCGCCATGCTCGACGAGGTTGAAACCCTGCTGGCCCGGATGAACTGA
- the tnpB gene encoding IS66 family insertion sequence element accessory protein TnpB (TnpB, as the term is used for proteins encoded by IS66 family insertion elements, is considered an accessory protein, since TnpC, encoded by a neighboring gene, is a DDE family transposase.): MLRIEAIWLAVGASDLRGGMDSLLGQVVARFGSAQRHHAYVFANRRATRLKVLVFDGSGIWLCTRRLQEGRFAWPQEDREALHLSAEQWSWLAAGLPWQRMTAHATASAIAVV, translated from the coding sequence ATGCTGCGCATTGAGGCCATCTGGCTGGCCGTGGGCGCCAGCGATCTGCGCGGCGGCATGGATAGCCTGCTGGGCCAGGTTGTGGCCCGGTTTGGCTCGGCCCAGCGCCACCATGCCTACGTGTTTGCCAACCGCCGCGCCACCCGGCTGAAGGTGCTCGTCTTTGATGGCTCGGGGATCTGGCTGTGCACGCGCCGACTGCAAGAAGGCCGGTTTGCCTGGCCGCAGGAGGACCGTGAGGCGCTGCACCTGAGTGCCGAGCAATGGAGTTGGCTGGCCGCCGGGCTGCCGTGGCAGCGCATGACCGCGCACGCCACCGCCAGCGCCATTGCCGTGGTGTAG
- a CDS encoding phenylacetate--CoA ligase family protein, which translates to MECHDTPYDALETRSADQREAEFWKALRLTAAHAKANASAWADRLREIEPEELTGRDALARIPVLRKSELLALQRASCERGGDVFAGHATVGWTTQQPHRATALRVFSSPGPIYEPQGSGIDPWRMARALHAAGLRPGELLHNSFSYHFTPAGAMLEGGAHRLGCTVFPAGIGQTELQVQALADLGAHCYGGTPSFLGILVDRAQALGIALPRLTKALISGEALNSALRERLDAANITALQCYASADVGLIAFETRERNGLLIDESVLIEILDPNNRPVPDGEVGEVVVTVLNSAYPLIRFGTGDLSSIVPESRHTPLSCGRTQLRIAGWMGRADQATKVRGLFVHPHQIQDVLKRHPEVRWARLEVSQRDGEDQMQLICVSEVASPNLAQALQQTMRDLTKLRAEVTWQSSENWLQNAPTISDLRARPSSQAQADG; encoded by the coding sequence ATGGAATGCCACGATACCCCCTATGACGCCCTTGAGACTCGGTCCGCAGATCAGCGAGAAGCCGAGTTCTGGAAGGCCCTGAGGCTCACCGCCGCGCATGCCAAAGCCAATGCATCAGCCTGGGCAGATAGGCTGCGCGAGATAGAACCTGAAGAGCTTACTGGGCGCGACGCACTCGCACGCATTCCAGTCTTGAGAAAGAGCGAGCTGCTGGCATTGCAAAGAGCAAGTTGCGAGCGCGGTGGCGATGTATTTGCTGGCCATGCCACCGTTGGTTGGACCACGCAGCAGCCACACCGGGCCACCGCACTCCGCGTATTCAGCTCCCCTGGCCCCATCTATGAACCTCAAGGCAGCGGCATCGATCCCTGGCGCATGGCGCGCGCCCTGCACGCAGCTGGGTTGCGCCCTGGGGAATTGCTGCACAACAGCTTCTCGTACCACTTCACCCCGGCAGGGGCCATGCTCGAAGGCGGCGCGCATCGGCTCGGATGTACGGTTTTTCCCGCTGGAATCGGACAGACCGAGTTGCAAGTGCAGGCCCTCGCCGATTTGGGCGCGCATTGTTATGGCGGAACCCCCTCATTTCTCGGCATCCTGGTCGATCGCGCCCAAGCGTTGGGCATCGCGCTGCCAAGACTGACCAAGGCACTCATCTCTGGAGAAGCATTGAACAGTGCGCTGCGCGAGCGGCTGGATGCCGCAAACATTACCGCATTGCAATGCTATGCCTCCGCAGATGTGGGTCTGATCGCCTTTGAAACCCGAGAACGAAACGGATTGCTTATCGATGAATCCGTGCTCATCGAAATTTTGGATCCAAACAATCGTCCCGTCCCTGATGGCGAGGTCGGTGAAGTGGTTGTCACCGTACTCAACTCGGCATACCCGCTGATTCGTTTCGGCACAGGTGATCTGTCCTCTATCGTTCCCGAATCGCGTCACACTCCGCTATCTTGCGGCCGCACGCAATTGCGCATCGCAGGCTGGATGGGCCGAGCTGATCAGGCCACCAAAGTAAGAGGCCTTTTCGTTCACCCGCATCAGATTCAGGATGTTCTGAAACGCCATCCAGAAGTCCGCTGGGCACGACTGGAAGTGTCGCAGCGCGACGGAGAAGATCAAATGCAACTGATCTGCGTCTCGGAAGTGGCATCGCCCAACCTGGCCCAAGCCCTGCAACAAACGATGCGCGACCTCACAAAGCTGCGCGCCGAAGTCACCTGGCAGTCCAGCGAAAATTGGCTGCAGAATGCACCTACCATTTCAGACCTTCGCGCCAGACCTTCAAGCCAAGCTCAGGCCGATGGTTGA
- a CDS encoding NAD(P)(+) transhydrogenase (Re/Si-specific) subunit beta, with amino-acid sequence MTLSMNLVTLLYLLAAVFFIQALKGLSHPTTSRRGNVFGMTGMVIAVFTTVALIIKVGGDAGALGLGYVLLGLVVGGGIGAFMANRVEMTKMPELVAFMHSMIGLAAVCIAVAEVAEPHAFGIVQAAGDPLPPGNRIELFIGTVVGAITFSGSVIAFGKLAGRYKFRLFQGAPVRFAGQHWLNLIIFLAAIAFGLWFWATAAWTPFLIMMALAFVLGVLMIIPIGGADMPVVVSMLNSYSGWAAAGIGFSLENNMLIIAGSLVGSSGAILSYIMCKAMNRSFISVILGGFGAESSTTAAAVQQRPVKSGSPDDAAFLLSNAETVIIVPGYGLAVARAQHAVKELAQKLTEHGVNVKYAIHPVAGRMPGHMNVLLAEAEVPYDQVFEMDDINPEFGQADVAVILGANDVVNPSAKTDPKSPIAGMPILEAYKAKTVIVNKRSMAAGYAGLDNELFYMDKTMMVFGDAKKVVEDITKAIE; translated from the coding sequence ATGACACTCAGCATGAATCTCGTGACCCTGCTGTATTTGCTCGCAGCGGTCTTTTTCATTCAAGCGCTCAAAGGCTTGTCGCACCCAACGACCAGCCGGCGCGGAAATGTGTTCGGCATGACAGGTATGGTCATCGCAGTCTTCACCACAGTCGCCTTGATTATCAAGGTGGGCGGCGATGCCGGGGCGCTTGGTCTCGGATATGTGCTACTCGGGCTGGTGGTCGGCGGCGGCATTGGCGCTTTTATGGCCAACCGCGTCGAAATGACCAAAATGCCCGAGCTGGTGGCTTTCATGCACAGCATGATCGGTCTGGCCGCAGTGTGTATCGCGGTGGCCGAAGTCGCCGAGCCTCACGCCTTCGGCATCGTTCAAGCTGCAGGTGACCCGCTGCCTCCGGGGAACCGTATCGAGCTTTTCATCGGCACGGTCGTGGGCGCCATTACCTTCAGCGGCTCGGTCATCGCCTTTGGCAAACTCGCTGGGCGCTACAAATTCCGCCTGTTCCAGGGCGCGCCCGTGCGGTTTGCCGGGCAGCATTGGCTCAACCTGATTATTTTTCTGGCGGCTATCGCTTTTGGTCTTTGGTTCTGGGCTACGGCGGCTTGGACTCCCTTTCTCATCATGATGGCGTTGGCCTTCGTGTTGGGCGTACTGATGATTATTCCCATCGGCGGCGCCGATATGCCCGTGGTCGTATCGATGCTCAACAGCTATTCCGGTTGGGCTGCGGCTGGCATTGGTTTTTCGCTCGAAAACAATATGCTCATCATCGCCGGTTCATTGGTCGGATCTTCCGGTGCGATTCTGAGCTACATCATGTGCAAGGCGATGAACCGGTCTTTCATCAGCGTGATTCTGGGCGGGTTTGGCGCCGAGTCTTCCACAACCGCCGCAGCGGTGCAGCAACGCCCGGTGAAATCGGGCAGCCCGGATGACGCCGCGTTTCTCTTGTCCAATGCCGAAACAGTCATCATCGTGCCCGGTTACGGTTTGGCCGTGGCCCGCGCGCAGCATGCGGTCAAGGAACTGGCGCAGAAACTCACCGAGCACGGCGTGAATGTGAAATATGCGATTCACCCCGTGGCTGGCCGCATGCCGGGCCATATGAATGTGCTGCTTGCCGAGGCGGAGGTGCCCTACGACCAGGTTTTCGAAATGGACGATATCAACCCAGAGTTCGGCCAGGCTGATGTCGCTGTGATTCTTGGCGCCAATGACGTGGTCAATCCTTCGGCGAAGACCGATCCAAAATCACCGATTGCCGGTATGCCGATTCTTGAGGCTTACAAGGCAAAAACCGTGATCGTGAACAAACGTTCGATGGCTGCAGGGTATGCGGGCCTGGATAACGAACTGTTTTACATGGACAAAACCATGATGGTCTTCGGCGATGCCAAGAAAGTCGTGGAAGATATCACCAAGGCCATCGAATGA